The nucleotide window ACAAGAACATCATCGTATCTTCTAACCCTGGAGATGTACGGGGGTGATAATACTTCTTTTCTTGAATACGAGCCTTCAACTCTTGAAATACTTGAAAGTATATGGACCAAAATATTTGCATTGATAATGTTTCCTGTTATTTTTTTTGGAATCGCATATGTAAAATTTATGAGAATGGATCTAAGATGAAGAGGTGATTTATAATGAATTTAGAAAGATTACTAATTGTTTCCAAAAAGGAATTCTTTGATCAGATCTCAGGCAAAAAATTTCTTGCACTTTTTTTTATGCTGATGGTTATTGCCGGTGTTTCTGTAATTAGTGAGTATCAAACCTATACTAAAGAAATGGAAGCATATGCTAATTCCGGAAGTACATATCTTGACGAATATGGAATAATTCATTCGGGTGATGCAGCATATAATCCTTCTCCGGTCAATATATATTATGGGATTGTAAACGGTCTTTCGGGTTATATTTTTGGACCTTTAATCGCAATTTCAGCTGGTTTTAATTTAATTACAAAAGAAAGAGAATCTGGTTCGATAAAATCTATTCTTTCTCATCCACTTTACAGAGATGAATTAATAAACGGAAAGGCAATTGGAGGAATAGGAGTATTGGCTGTAGCTACAGTTGGTCTTTTCGTAATTATTACAGCAATTCTGTTTTTATTAAGCGTAGTGCCTTCAGGGGACGATTTTATTTCAATAGCACTTCTTTGCGCTATAACAATATTATATCTGGCAGGCATTTTTTCAATGTCTCTTATGGTGTCGTCACTAACGAAAAACAGTGGAACTTCATTGATTTATTCTTTAATTTTATTCATTATTTTGTCATATGTTGCAACAATTGCCGCTCCTTCTGTAAGTTATCTGATAATCGGCCCTGAACCCGCTATAATCGGCAACGATGGATTTGAATTTAACGACTATGATGAATTGAGCAATTATTATTCAACTCAAAAAATTATTGAAAACAGTGTTGAATATTTTTCAATAAAAAATAATTATTTATACGCAGGAATAGCCCTGACAAAACCGTCGTTTTTCTGGGCATTCAAAGGTGCAGACGAAGTTCATTTTTATGATTATTCTAAGATGGGTATAGGTTTTGAGGATATATTAGGTAAAATATGGGGTAATATATTACTTTTAATTGCATACCCGATAGTTTTTTTCGGGATAGCCTACGTGAAATTCATGAGGATGGATTTAAGGTGACCGTGCTATGAAAAATCAAAGCAGATATTTTTCTTTTCATTGATAATCGTCTGAATATTGAATGTACCAAAAGAGACACATAAGAAAACCTGAAAAAATTCTTTTTCACTCTCATAATTCATCCCTTCTTTGATCCAGGTTCTCCGGAAGTTTTCACCCGACTTCGCTTTATAAATCACATCAATGAAGAATTACCCATGTCCGAGGAAGGAACAATTCGTTCGATAGAGATCATCTGGGAGCTGGTGGACGACATAACCTCTCCGGTTGAAAAGATCAACGAAAATATAAATAAAATGATCGGGAAGAGCCGGGAGATCATTGAAAAATATGGAGAGACGGTTACAAATTCGATTAATGAGATAGCCAGGGCCTACCAGTATGCCCAGGAGGTTCTTGATTCATATACGAAAGACCTGAAAACCTGTTCGCAATATACTGGTGTCAGCGAGGAGATTCTCGAATATATGCAGAATTCCCCTGAATTCGTATTCAACAGGCATGCAATATCCGATATTTCAGATCTCTCACGGCAGTGGGCGACGGAATCAGAAGGAGATACATCCCTCAATCAGGTATCCTTCAATGCCGGGATTGCAGGCGGTTCCGGCATGATACTGATGGCCGGAACTGATATGACAAATATCGAAAAAATACAAGCCGTCAACAATGCGATAACGGACTCGATCGGCCTGTACAGGGAATTCTCCGGTACGATGGCATCGGTATTATCTGAAAATCCCGCTTTGAACGACATGCTGACGGGTGCTTTTGAACAGATGCCCGAATCCCTGCAGGGAATAATATCCACCGGCGGCGAGGCTGGATCGGCACTTATGGGTATTACGGAGAGCGTGCTGCCCCTCGCCAATTCTGCATTCTCAGTAGCTGACGAATGGGGCCAGGTGTACGGGATCCTGACAAATTATATCCCTGCTTCGACCTTTGCAACCCTCACAACAGGCGGACTTTCCGGCGCAATGACGACGCTCGGAACGTCACTTTGGGCGATTGCGATAAACCCGGTGACCTACGCAATTCTTGCAATCGTAGCCGCGGCCTGGCTCTTGTGGGATGTCTTCGACAAGGGCTGGGAGAACTCGATGCTGAAGGGAGCGGTAGACTGGATATTCGAGACCTTCCCCTGGCTGACGCCTTTGGTCGAAGGGATCGTCACCGCATTTACATACCTGCAGGAGGTCATGGCCTCGGTCTGGGAATACATAAAACCGATCGTCGACACCATCACAAGTACACTAGAAAATCCCGTGGTAAAGACGGTCCTTGACGCCTTATGGAGTGTAACCCCGATGGGAATGGCCGAGAACGTCTATGCAGTCGCAACAGGACAGCCGACAAGACTGCAGTCCGACTTCGAGGACTTTGCCGGCGGAGAATACATCCAAAACGCCTACCAGACGCAGGAGATCACAGACAAAGCCTATGGCTCTTCGGCAGGAGGCGGAGTCACGGTGAATATCGGAAACGTCGATGCGTCCATGAACACCGGAGACCTCAAAACCGAAGGCGTGACGGCGGACGACCTGAACACGATAATGAACAAACGCGACAGGAACCTTCAGTCGGGGATGCAGCGGATGATAACCGGGGAACTGGTCTCAGTAGGAGCGTGATTATAATGGCAACAGAAGATATCGTGCTGATCTACGACAACGTAAGAACGGTCCTGGAGACCATATCCGAGGTCTCGTACTCGGACAGTCTCGAAGTGCCGCAGCATAAGACTGCCGCACAA belongs to Methanolacinia paynteri and includes:
- a CDS encoding phage tail tape measure protein — its product is MSEEGTIRSIEIIWELVDDITSPVEKINENINKMIGKSREIIEKYGETVTNSINEIARAYQYAQEVLDSYTKDLKTCSQYTGVSEEILEYMQNSPEFVFNRHAISDISDLSRQWATESEGDTSLNQVSFNAGIAGGSGMILMAGTDMTNIEKIQAVNNAITDSIGLYREFSGTMASVLSENPALNDMLTGAFEQMPESLQGIISTGGEAGSALMGITESVLPLANSAFSVADEWGQVYGILTNYIPASTFATLTTGGLSGAMTTLGTSLWAIAINPVTYAILAIVAAAWLLWDVFDKGWENSMLKGAVDWIFETFPWLTPLVEGIVTAFTYLQEVMASVWEYIKPIVDTITSTLENPVVKTVLDALWSVTPMGMAENVYAVATGQPTRLQSDFEDFAGGEYIQNAYQTQEITDKAYGSSAGGGVTVNIGNVDASMNTGDLKTEGVTADDLNTIMNKRDRNLQSGMQRMITGELVSVGA
- a CDS encoding ABC transporter permease subunit codes for the protein MNLERLLIVSKKEFFDQISGKKFLALFFMLMVIAGVSVISEYQTYTKEMEAYANSGSTYLDEYGIIHSGDAAYNPSPVNIYYGIVNGLSGYIFGPLIAISAGFNLITKERESGSIKSILSHPLYRDELINGKAIGGIGVLAVATVGLFVIITAILFLLSVVPSGDDFISIALLCAITILYLAGIFSMSLMVSSLTKNSGTSLIYSLILFIILSYVATIAAPSVSYLIIGPEPAIIGNDGFEFNDYDELSNYYSTQKIIENSVEYFSIKNNYLYAGIALTKPSFFWAFKGADEVHFYDYSKMGIGFEDILGKIWGNILLLIAYPIVFFGIAYVKFMRMDLR